The stretch of DNA GATCTGCTGGAGCAGGTCGGGGTGCACCCAGTCGTCGCTCAGCTGGTACGGGCCTTCGCCGGCGGGGGAGGTCACCTGCCGGCGGCGGACCGTCTTGGTGCCCTCCGGCAGCCCGAGCCGGTCAGCGATGTGCGGGGGCGGCTCCATGCGGGTGACCCGTTGCCCGCCGTGGGCCTGCCACGGCTCGCTCGCTGAGGACGCGGAGGGGAAGACGTACCCGCGCACGGGGTGGCGGTCGATCGTGTTGCCGATGGGGCGGCGGGCGCCGGGCGCGCGGACGACCAGCCCGCTCTTCTTGACGGCGCGTACCAGCCCCCTGGCCTCCAGCAGGCCGAGCGCCTTCTCGATCGTGGCCTTGCTGGCGTTGTACTCCAAAGGGGAGGCGAGCGTGCCGTAGGGCGGCAGGGTGCTGCGGGCCGGGAACTCGCCCGCGGCGATCCGGGCCGCCAGATCGTCGGCGATTTCTTCGTAGCGGGTCGCCACCGTGGCGGCTCCTGTCGTGTGATCCATAGGTACGCGCGGCAATCTATACCGAGTCTTCGGGGGGCTCAGCAGAGCAGGCATGCTTTTAATCCTAGGACAAAAAGTCTGTTTTGGCAATGAGTCCTAGGACAGTTGACTCCTGATTGGCAGTAAGGCAAGATCAGTCCTGCGACTGAACGGCCAAGCCGGTTCAGCGTCCTGTCGGCGCATGCCTCACCGCACGCGCCGTGCCCAGCTCTGCGGGGGTGGCACCCCGCGGGCCGGGTCTCTCACTCGAAACCGCATACGGAAGGCACCGACGTGACCACGCACGCCTCCGCGGCTCCCACTCCCTACGGAGCCGCCCTGCACGCCCTGTCCTCGCTGACCGGGCAGCCCGAACGCTTCTTCCTCGGCCAGCCCGGCGACTCCTGCCGCCTGCGCGGCGCCAACCTGGAGTTCCTCGCCACGCTGCTGCTGGACCTGCGCGACGCCGACGCCCTGACCGCCCGCCGCCGGTGCCTGCCCCGCCCGCAGCTGCTGACCGTCGTTGAGGAGCTGGAGCGCGCCGACGAGGCGGCCGGCCCCGAGCAGTCCGACGACGAGATCGAGCGGGGGTGGGCCGCGTGAAGATCGACGCCCGCACCATCGAGGCGGTCAACGCCCTCATCCGCCTGTTCCTCGTCCGGGTGGACGAGCTCCACACCGGCCTGTTCTTCGCGGTCATCCCGCTGTTCGTGATCGTCGTCGGCGCGGCCGCGCTCGCGGTCGTGGTCATCGCGGCCGCTGTCTTCCTGGTCACCGGCGCGCTCGGCGTGATCCTCATGGCCCGCCGCGGGATCAGCGCCGCCGCCGCCCGCAGCGCCGCCACGCCGGCGGTGAACGCCCCGTGAGGGCCCGCTGCACGCTCCCGCTAACCCGGCCCGCACTCGAACAGCACGGTCTGGCCGACCGGGACCAGGCCCACGAGCAGGGCCGCTGTGCCCAGGTCTACGCCTCCCAGAACCCGCCGCCGCCCCGCGCCCGAGCCGTCGCCCCCCGCGCTCAGGAGAACACCACCCGATGACCCTCACCGATCCCCGCACCGAGACGAACAAGCCGCCGAGCTCCCGCCCCGAGGGCCGCAAGGCCGCCAGGGCGGCCGCCCGGGAGGCCGGAGCCCGCGCCCGCCGGGCCGAGGCAGAGGCCGGCACCGCCGAGAAACTGGGCAAGCTCGACATCGCCGAGCGCAGCCTGAGCTTCGAGCAGAAGCGCGACCGGGCCGAGCGGCAAAAGCGCGAGGCCCGCCGCGCGGAGAAGGCGCGGCGCCGCAAGGAGGCCGCCCAGAGGTGGAAGACGCGCGGCAGGGCCCTGGTGCAGGTGCTCCCCGTGGTCGTGGCCGTCTCGGCCGTGGCGGCCCTGATCGTGGCGTCCGTGTGGATCGCCTGGCCGGCCCAGGCCGAGGCGATGCGCGCGGACCTGGGCGAGCGTTCGTGGGTGGTGCCCGGAGTCGTCGAGGGCCTGACCTGGTGCTCCGCGTCCCTGACCATCCTGGCCGTGCGCCGAGGTGCTCCGGCGGGCCGCTACCGGGTGATGACCGCTGCCAGCGCCCTGATCGCGGCCAGCCTGAACCTCTTCCACTCACCCAGCATGTCGGCCGGGCAGGTCAACGCCCTCGCCTCGCTCGCCGGTGTCCTCGCCTTCGAGCTGCTGGTCGGTCTGCTCCAGCACACCCAGAGCGGCCGGACGGCGGCCGAGGTGCGCGAGCAGATCGCCCGGTGGATGGCCCACCCGCTGGTCTCGATGACCGCCTGGCGCATCCGGGCGCCGTACCGCAAGACCGTCACGATCCAGTCGGCATGGGAGCAGGCGTGGCAGTCGCATCACGGCGGCGAGCCGGGCACGACCGCCGCGCGGGTGCGCCGCCAGCGGCGGGCCGAGGCCCGCATGGACCGCGCGCGGAGCTGGACCGGCCGCCGCCGGGTGGCCGAGGTGAAGCGTTCCGCCGTGGCCGCGGCCGCCGAGGCGGAACTGGCGGAGAGCTGCGCGCGCACCGCCGAGGCCCGTGCGACCGAGGCCCGCGCCAAGGCCGTGGAGTTCCGCAACCGGGCCATCAAGGAGCGGGAGAAGGCGGACGCGCGGCTCAGTTCCCAGATGTACCGGGGCCTGCCGTTCATCGGCGGGCAATGGGTGCCGGTCACCGTTCCGGCCGCCCGTTCCGAGCAGGCCGGGAAGCGGGCCGAGGGCCCAGAAATTCAGTTCCCGCAAGGGAAGTCGGCCCCTGCGGCCGCGTCCGGGAACCGCCCGGAACAGGGCGCGCGGAACACCTCCGCCGGCCCTGCCGAGGCTGGGAAACCGGCCGACGGGAACGGTCCGGCACAGCGGGCGGAACGCGACCTGACCCCGTACCTGGAGGTCGCGTTCCCCGTCGCCCGGGAACTGGCGTACGCCGCTGCGAAGGACAAGCGCCGGCGTACCGGGAACGGCTTCTTCTCCCCGTACGAACTGGCACGCCGGGTCAATCTCCGGCGCCAGGACGGTCCCGTGCTGGTGTCCCTGCTGGAGGCCACGCCCGGGTTCGCCGAGGCGATGGCCGCGGCGATCGAGAAGGCCACCCGCGAGGAGCGCGCCGGTGAGGCGGCCGTGACCGAGGAGGTCAGCGCGTGAGCGGAACACCCCAGCGCGGCCTGCCGCCGCTGCTGATCCTGGCGGCCCCGG from Streptomyces rubradiris encodes:
- a CDS encoding GntR family transcriptional regulator, whose translation is MDHTTGAATVATRYEEIADDLAARIAAGEFPARSTLPPYGTLASPLEYNASKATIEKALGLLEARGLVRAVKKSGLVVRAPGARRPIGNTIDRHPVRGYVFPSASSASEPWQAHGGQRVTRMEPPPHIADRLGLPEGTKTVRRRQVTSPAGEGPYQLSDDWVHPDLLQQIPQLGERDLGLSGIHDHIEQAGHGPLTWHRHTRARQPDSDEAQLLEIPRALWVLEMTYVAVSGQTGEPVAVTVRVVPADRAELVDTMQRARAARWPIPPMEPPSQPIAIG
- a CDS encoding DUF2637 domain-containing protein, producing the protein MTLTDPRTETNKPPSSRPEGRKAARAAAREAGARARRAEAEAGTAEKLGKLDIAERSLSFEQKRDRAERQKREARRAEKARRRKEAAQRWKTRGRALVQVLPVVVAVSAVAALIVASVWIAWPAQAEAMRADLGERSWVVPGVVEGLTWCSASLTILAVRRGAPAGRYRVMTAASALIAASLNLFHSPSMSAGQVNALASLAGVLAFELLVGLLQHTQSGRTAAEVREQIARWMAHPLVSMTAWRIRAPYRKTVTIQSAWEQAWQSHHGGEPGTTAARVRRQRRAEARMDRARSWTGRRRVAEVKRSAVAAAAEAELAESCARTAEARATEARAKAVEFRNRAIKEREKADARLSSQMYRGLPFIGGQWVPVTVPAARSEQAGKRAEGPEIQFPQGKSAPAAASGNRPEQGARNTSAGPAEAGKPADGNGPAQRAERDLTPYLEVAFPVARELAYAAAKDKRRRTGNGFFSPYELARRVNLRRQDGPVLVSLLEATPGFAEAMAAAIEKATREERAGEAAVTEEVSA